One genomic window of Arachis stenosperma cultivar V10309 chromosome 10, arast.V10309.gnm1.PFL2, whole genome shotgun sequence includes the following:
- the LOC130955905 gene encoding uncharacterized protein LOC130955905 produces the protein MKKPMETLSDLIHEFKLRTIWWSLCIFAVSYFLTHTSKSMWMNVPMSILLVSALRILFNNVEFRWKVQQPVSQTYLSHLEKKQLSPNDSRLSTPPPPTKWKRKIDSSAVEAAMGDLIDKILKDFVVDLWYSEITPDKEFPEQIRAIIMDVLGEISGRVKEINLVDLLTRDIVDLVGDHIDLFRRNQAAIGVDVMRTLSSEERDERLKFHLLNSKELHPALISPESEYKVLQRLMSAVLAIVLRQREAQCPVVRSIARELLTCLVMQPIMNLASPGYINELIESLLLLLNDDVTKSMAGNQPTNVASHQRGHSTPNEGGHDNLTASKQSPLLNQVTEMALVKMSHQGETSLQHKIHHEESSQVKPADWARKLEVVTQRRTEILMPENLENMWTKGRNYKKKENKITKAGFQDLSVKSSATDSSLPHRTLIQETSVSKPGQFSPAEAKISLPPKPALGSDPLQNVGGTDRSQYPQDSGKQLTFEDKLQVDTMKGITDLVSNGYKSNLKRSNSASSLAIQPNKGGSIISEFYTPEFGRHSEFRGKSSSDMIVRREGPLIPKLRCRVIGAYFEKLGSTSFAVYSIAVTDAQNRTWFVKRRYRNFERLHRHLKDIPNYTLHLPPKRIFSSSTDDAFVHQRCIQLDRYLQDLLSIANVAEQHEVWDFFSVSSKNYSFGKSSSVMKTLAVNVDDAVDDIVRQFRGVSDGLMKKVVGSSSPMNEGYSTYTTGSMPWNADEMDKSISQQSNAESVLSSDNEESLKNSNYGSENIDREVAQDSGWHSDNEVISQDYLSRITNPAEEPGNLDLDRKHDVMVESRVGNDVPVTNFTLIQDSSEDPVGMPPEWAPPNVSVPILNLVDKIFQLKKRGWLRRQVFWISKQILQLVMEDAIDDWLLRQINWLRREDTVEQGIRWIHDILWPGGTFFLRVEAPQIFSSGIDQKPSQTTNRYGGSKISKSGSGSFEQELEASRRANDVKKLLFDGAPTTLVSLIGPKQYRRCARDIYFFTQSSICVRQLAYAILELVLISVFPEMRNVVQSVHESMHVQ, from the exons atgaagaagccCATGGAGACTCTCTCTGATCTGATACATGAGTTCAAGCTTCGCACTATTTGGTGGTCCCTTTGTATATTCGCTGTTTCCTATTTCTTAACTC ATACAAGTAAATCAATGTGGATGAATGTACCTATGTCAATTTTATTAGTTTCTGCGCTGCGCATTCTTTTCAATAATGTGGAATTCCGATGGAAGGTTCAACAGCCTGTATCACAAACTTACCTATCTCATTTAGAGAAAAAACAGTTGTCGCCAAATGATTCCCGCCTCTCTACTCCGCCTCCCCCTACTAAATGGAAGAGGAAAATTGATTCTTCTGCCGTGGAGGCTGCCATGGGTGATTTGATCGATAAGATATTGAAGGATTTCGTGGTTGATTTGTGGTATTCGGAAATTACTCCAGACAAGGAGTTTCCCGAGCAGATACGTGCAATAATAATGGATGTTCTTGGTGAAATATCAGGAAGGGTTAAAGAGATCAACCTTGTCGATTTGCTGACAAG GGACATAGTTGACTTAGTAGGTGATCACATAGACCttttcagaagaaatcaagctgcTATAGGCGTAGATGTTATGAGAACGTTATCTTCTGAGGAGAGGGATGAGAGATTGAAATTCCATTTGTTGAATTCTAAAGAGCTACACCCAGCATTGATATCTCCAGAGAGTGAGTACAAG GTTCTTCAGCGACTGATGAGTGCTGTTTTAGCCATAGTACTAAGACAACGAGAAGCTCAGTGTCCTGTAGTTCGTTCTATAGCTCGGGAACTTTTAACTTGCTTGGTTATGCAACCTATTATGAATTTAGCAAGCCCCGG GTATATAAATGAGCTTATTGAATCTCTTCTACTTCTCCTTAATGATGATGTTACAAAATCAATGGCTGGTAATCAGCCAACAAATGTAGCAAGTCATCAACGTGGTCATTCTACCCCTAATGAGGGCGGCCATGACAATCTCACGGCATCTAAGCAATCTCCATTATTAAACCAAGTAACTGAGATGGCCTTGGTTAAAATGAGTCATCAAGGAGAGACATCGTTGCAGCATAAAATACACCACGAAGAATCTTCTCAGGTCAAGCCTGCTGATTGGGCACGGAAATTGGAGGTTGTAACTCAGAGGAGAACTGAAATTCTTATGCCTGAGAATCTTGAGAACATGTGGACAAAAGGAAGAAattacaaaaagaaagaaaacaaaataaccAAAGCCGGCTTTCAGGATCTTTCTGTCAAAAGTTCAGCTACGGACAGTTCGCTGCCTCATAGAACATTGATTCAGGAAACATCAGTGAGTAAACCTGGACAGTTTTCACCTGCAGAAGCAAAGATTTCGTTGCCGCCAAAGCCTGCCTTGGGTTCAGATCCCCTTCAAAATGTTGGAGGCACAGATAGATCACAATATCCTCAGGACTCTGGCAAGCAATTAACTTTTGAGGACAAGCTGCAAGTTGATACGATGAAGGGCATCACGGATCTTGTTTCCAATGGGTATAAAAGTAACCTGAAGAGATCTAACAGTGCTtcttccttggcaatccaaccTAATAAAGGAGGCTCCATAATTTCAGAGTTCTACACTCCTGAATTCGGGAGGCATAGTGAATTTCGTGGGAAGAGTTCTTCTGACATGATTGTTAGAAGAGAGGGGCCACTTATTCCTAAGCTCAGGTGCCGG GTTATTGGAGCATATTTTGAGAAACTTGGGTCCACAAGCTTTGCTGTCTATTCAATTGCAGTGACTGATGCACAAAATAGGACTTGGTTTGTTAAAAGAAG ATATAGGAATTTTGAACGACTACATCGACATCTAAAAGATATTCCCAATTATACATTACATTTGCCTCCAAAAAGGATATTTTCGTCAAGCACAGATGATGCCTTTGTACATCAACGTTGCATTCAGCTTGACAGATATCTCCAG GATCTTCTGTCAATAGCTAATGTTGCTGAGCAACATGAAGTATGGGACTTTTTCAGTGTTTCCTCAAAG AACTACTCTTTTGGGAAATCTTCTTCAGTGATGAAAACATTGGCAG TCAATGTAGATGATGCTGTGGATGATATAGTACGCCAGTTCAGAGGGGTTTCAGATGGTTTAATGAAGAAGGTTGTTGGTTCATCATCCCCCATGAATGAAGGTTATTCTACGTATACCACCGGGAGCATGCCCTGGAATGCCGATGAAATGGATAAAAGTATTTCACAGCAAAGCAATGCAGAAAGTGTGTTAAGCTCCGATAACGAGGAAAGTCTAAAGAACAGTAATTATGGCAGTGAGAATATTGACAGGGAAGTAGCCCAAGATAGTGGGTGGCATTCTGACAATGAAGTGATCTCACAGGATTACCTGTCACGAATAACAAACCCTGCCGAAGAGCCTGGGAACTTGGATTTGGATAGAAAGCATGATGTGATGGTGGAATCCAGGGTTGGCAATGATGTTCCAGTTACAAATTTCACTCTAATTCAAGATAGTTCGGAGGATCCAGTTGGAATGCCACCAGAG TGGGCCCCCCCAAATGTCAGTGTCCCTATTTTGAATTTGGTTGACAAGATATTTCAGCTCAAGAAAAGAGGCTGGCTAAG AAGACAGGTCTTTTGGATATCTAAGCAGATATTACAGTTGGTGATGGAAGATGCTATTGATGACTGGCTCCTGAGACAGATTAATTGGCTTCGGAGAGAGGACACGGTGGAACAAGGGATTAGATGGATCCACGAT ATACTATGGCCTGGTGGTACCTTCTTTTTAAGAGTAGAGGCTCCTCAGATATTTAGTAGTGGAATTGATCAAAAGCCTTCTCAAACAACAAACAGATATGGTGGAAGCAAGATCTCAAAATCTGGTTCTGGTTCTTTTGAGCAAGAGCTCGAGGCTTCTCGAAGAGCAAACGATGTCAAGAAACTATTGTTTG ATGGTGCTCCAACAACTTTAGTCAGTTTAATCGGGCCGAAGCAGTATAGACGATGCGCCAGGGATATATACTTCTTTACTCAG TCTTCTATATGTGTGAGGCAACTTGCTTATGCAATCCTGGAACTTGTACTGATCTCTGTCTTCCCCGAGATGCGGAACGTTGTCCAAAGTGTTCATGAGAGCATGCATGTTCAATAA
- the LOC130956999 gene encoding peroxisomal and mitochondrial division factor 1-like, whose translation MAEAAELRKLLLEMESKVELLEREVKFLKKDKTKSEEKIRDLEKKIRALEKKDVDERNKWTRVEEELWEKIQEMEKEEALKKSEEREKSLELFVVRLKEEAGVVENVIRGLNQKVDTMNGGVNGNGVIARVEKGVKGLNIQWPVVVAGSTVVAATVVIWFYFWLIHENNDNDGFLYDLMFIKPCRRFVCASEVEKLDFESNLKRIWENGRPDWKKKK comes from the exons ATGGCTGAGGCTGCTGAGCTCAGGAAGTTGCTACTGGAGATGGAATCCAAAGTGGAATTGCTAGAGCGAGAAGTTAAATTCTTAAAGAAGGACAAAACTAAGAGTGAAGAGAAAATTAGGGAtttggaaaagaaaattagagCTCTGGAGAAAAAAGATGTTGATGAGAGGAACAAGTGGACTAGGGTTGAGGAGGAGTTGTGGGAGAAGATTCAAGAGATGGAAAAGGAG GAGGCACTGAAGAAGTCtgaggagagagaaaagagCTTGGAATTGTTTGTTGTTCGGTTGAAGGAAGAAGCAGGGGTGGTTGAGAATGTGATAAGAGGACTGAACCAGAAGGTTGATACTATGAATGGTGGAGTGAATGGAAATGGGGTTATTGCTAGGGTTGAGAAAGGGGTAAAGGGTTTGAATATTCAGTGGCCTGTGGTGGTAGCTGGTTCTACTGTTGTTGCAGCTACTGTTGTGATCTGGTTCTACTTTTGGTTGATCCATGAAAATAATGACAATGATGGTTTCTTATACGACTTAATGTTTATCAAGCCT TGTCGCCGTTTTGTTTGTGCTAGTGAGGTTGAGAAGTTAGACTTTGAGAGTAATTTGAAGAGAATATGGGAGAATGGAAGACCGGattggaaaaagaagaaatga